The Ignavibacteriales bacterium genome has a segment encoding these proteins:
- a CDS encoding helix-turn-helix domain-containing protein: MNKQKQKSLEKKGWKIGSPAEFLGLSEEESSYIELKLKLSTNLKKLRTEQKLTQVDLAKILKSSQSRVAKLEIGDPSVSLDLIIRSLLALGTSNKEIARAISS, encoded by the coding sequence ATGAATAAACAAAAACAAAAAAGCTTAGAAAAAAAAGGGTGGAAAATTGGTTCACCAGCAGAGTTTCTCGGTTTATCGGAAGAAGAATCTTCATACATAGAATTAAAATTAAAACTAAGCACCAATTTAAAAAAGTTGCGAACAGAGCAAAAGCTAACACAAGTTGATTTGGCAAAAATTCTTAAATCAAGCCAATCGCGAGTGGCCAAACTTGAAATAGGTGATCCTTCTGTTTCACTTGATCTCATTATTAGATCCTTATTAGCTCTTGGCACATCAAACAAAGAAATTGCTCGAGCTATCTCTTCTTAA